From the genome of Thiohalorhabdus sp. Cl-TMA, one region includes:
- a CDS encoding NADH-quinone oxidoreductase subunit J: MSALEAIFYLFATILVASAFMVISARNPVHSVLFLVLAFFNGSALFILAGAEFLGFTLILVYVGAVMVLFLFVIMMLDINLSRMREGILNYLPLGAAIAFILVVEMAMALSAGGGGPVIGGESALGGEAAGNTTLLGRVLYTEYFLPFEVAALVLLVALVAAIALTLRRRPDSKYQAPGDQVRVKRGDRLRMVDMPSESSQSTEQ, from the coding sequence ATGTCTGCCCTAGAGGCCATTTTCTATCTGTTCGCCACCATTCTGGTGGCCTCCGCCTTCATGGTGATTTCGGCCCGCAACCCGGTGCACTCGGTGCTGTTCCTGGTACTGGCCTTCTTCAACGGCTCCGCCCTGTTCATTCTCGCGGGCGCCGAATTCCTCGGCTTCACCCTGATCCTGGTGTACGTCGGCGCGGTCATGGTGCTTTTCCTGTTCGTGATCATGATGCTCGACATCAACCTGTCCCGAATGCGGGAGGGGATTCTCAACTATCTTCCGCTCGGGGCGGCGATCGCCTTCATCCTGGTGGTGGAGATGGCCATGGCGCTGTCCGCCGGGGGCGGGGGGCCGGTCATCGGCGGCGAAAGCGCCTTGGGCGGCGAGGCCGCGGGCAATACCACGCTGTTGGGTAGGGTGCTGTACACCGAGTACTTCCTACCTTTCGAGGTGGCGGCGCTGGTCCTGCTGGTGGCGCTCGTGGCCGCCATTGCTCTGACGCTCAGGCGCCGGCCGGATTCCAAATACCAGGCGCCCGGCGATCAGGTGCGGGTGAAGCGGGGCGACCGCCTTCGGATGGTGGATATGCCCTCCGAATCGAGCCAATCGACCGAGCAATAG
- the nuoI gene encoding NADH-quinone oxidoreductase subunit NuoI: MSGARFFQAFFLTELWRGLMLTGRHIFKRKVTVQYPDEYTPMSPRFRGLHALRRYPNGEERCIACKLCEAVCPALAITIESEERDDGTRRTTRYDIDLTKCIYCGLCEESCPVDSIVETHIFEFHGEERGDLVYGKEKLLAIGDQYEAEIAEARRQDAPYR; this comes from the coding sequence ATGTCCGGCGCAAGGTTCTTTCAGGCCTTCTTTTTGACGGAGCTGTGGCGCGGTCTTATGCTCACTGGCCGCCACATCTTCAAACGGAAGGTCACCGTCCAATACCCGGACGAATATACGCCCATGTCGCCGCGGTTCCGGGGTCTCCACGCCCTTCGGCGCTACCCCAACGGGGAGGAGCGCTGCATCGCCTGCAAACTGTGCGAGGCGGTGTGTCCCGCGCTTGCCATCACCATCGAGAGCGAGGAGCGGGACGACGGCACCCGTCGGACCACCCGCTACGATATCGACCTCACCAAGTGCATCTACTGCGGCTTATGTGAGGAGTCCTGTCCGGTGGACTCCATCGTGGAGACCCACATCTTCGAGTTCCACGGAGAGGAACGCGGCGACTTGGTGTACGGCAAGGAAAAGCTCCTGGCCATCGGCGACCAGTACGAAGCCGAGATCGCCGAGGCCCGCCGTCAGGATGCGCCGTACCGCTGA
- the nuoH gene encoding NADH-quinone oxidoreductase subunit NuoH, whose amino-acid sequence MTLASWTFEYVLPVAWILVQIVAIVAPVMLSVAYLTFAERKVIGYIQMRVGPNRVGPRGWLQPIADGLKLLLKESIFPAQASKGVYIIAPLMSLGPALLAWAVIPFGPTYDTPFGEITPVLADIDVSLLFLLAVTALGIYGVIMAGWAANSKYAILGSMRAGAQMIAYEIAMGFALIGVIMAANSLNIGEIVAAQTGGIWNWYFLPLLPLFVVYFISGVAETNRAPFDVAEGESEIVAGFHVEYAGMTFALFFLAEYANMILISILTALLFLGGWDAPLPVAPFTWIPGPVWLLLKTALFLFFFLWFRATFPRYRYDQIMRLGWKVFIPVTLVWILVIAVANLTPLAPVFH is encoded by the coding sequence ATGACCTTGGCCTCATGGACATTCGAATACGTCCTTCCGGTGGCCTGGATTCTGGTCCAGATCGTGGCCATCGTGGCTCCGGTGATGCTCTCGGTGGCCTACCTGACCTTCGCCGAGCGCAAGGTCATCGGCTACATCCAGATGCGGGTGGGGCCCAATCGGGTCGGGCCGCGGGGCTGGCTCCAGCCCATCGCCGACGGACTGAAGCTCCTCCTGAAGGAATCCATCTTCCCCGCACAGGCGAGCAAGGGCGTGTACATCATTGCCCCCTTGATGTCGCTGGGACCCGCCCTGCTCGCATGGGCGGTGATTCCCTTCGGGCCGACCTATGACACGCCCTTCGGGGAGATAACCCCGGTGCTCGCGGACATCGACGTCAGCCTGCTGTTCCTGCTGGCGGTGACCGCGCTGGGCATCTACGGCGTGATCATGGCCGGCTGGGCGGCCAACTCGAAGTACGCGATCCTCGGCTCCATGCGCGCGGGGGCCCAGATGATCGCCTACGAGATTGCCATGGGCTTCGCTCTGATCGGCGTGATCATGGCGGCCAACAGCCTGAACATCGGCGAGATCGTCGCGGCGCAAACCGGTGGCATCTGGAACTGGTACTTCCTTCCCCTTCTGCCCCTTTTCGTGGTCTACTTCATCTCCGGTGTGGCGGAGACCAACCGGGCACCCTTCGACGTGGCCGAGGGGGAATCGGAGATCGTGGCCGGATTCCATGTGGAATATGCGGGCATGACCTTCGCCCTGTTCTTCCTGGCCGAATACGCCAACATGATCCTGATCTCCATCCTGACCGCCCTGCTGTTCCTGGGCGGTTGGGACGCTCCGCTGCCGGTGGCGCCGTTCACCTGGATTCCGGGGCCCGTGTGGCTGCTGCTGAAGACGGCCCTCTTCCTGTTCTTCTTCCTCTGGTTCCGGGCAACCTTCCCGCGCTACCGCTACGATCAGATCATGCGGTTGGGATGGAAGGTGTTCATCCCGGTGACACTGGTATGGATCCTGGTGATAGCTGTGGCCAATCTGACCCCCTTGGCCCCGGTATTCCACTGA
- the nuoL gene encoding NADH-quinone oxidoreductase subunit L translates to MEVLYLLIPLASLAGAIMAGTKALSDREVGHRWAIPGVAASFLLSLYVLADTLQGGTFNGTVYNWLVSGDLSLEVGFLIDPLTALMMTVVTFVSLLVHVYTIGYMHGDPGYNRFFSYISLFTFFMLMLVMGNNFLVLFFGWEGVGLVSYLLIGFWYKRSTAIAANLKAFLVNRVGDFGFVLGIAAIYAYFGTLQYDAVFEQVGELGHATFALIPGWEWSVVTFIAIALFVGAMGKSAQVPLHVWLPDSMEGPTPISALIHAATMVTAGVFMLARLSPIFEHSETALAVVLIVGAATALFMALIGLVQNDIKRVVAYSTLSQLGYMVVAMGVSAYAAGIFHLMTHAFFKALLFLGAGSAIHAVLDEQDMRKMGGLRKYMPVTHWTFLIGSLALAGIWPFAGYYSKDTIIEAAALSHTPGAGFAYFAVLAGVVITALYTFRMYFMTFHGPERMDEHTKSHVHESPRVITVPLILLAIPSVFAGYVWLEPVVFGDYFGGAIFVDHHHDVLHELAHHHAGWSKYIPLVLAVGGIGLAYYLYMVRRDLPSKIADMSGPIYPILTKKYGFDELFERVFAEGGIGLGRVLWRRGDQQLIDGALVNGSTRRVAELAARLRTIQSGYVYHYAFSMLIGVFVLVSWYLIR, encoded by the coding sequence ATGGAAGTGCTTTACCTGCTGATCCCGCTGGCTTCGCTGGCGGGGGCCATCATGGCCGGGACAAAGGCCCTGAGCGACCGGGAGGTCGGGCACCGCTGGGCCATCCCGGGGGTGGCCGCGTCCTTCCTCCTTTCCCTCTACGTGCTTGCCGATACGCTCCAGGGCGGCACCTTTAACGGGACCGTCTACAACTGGCTGGTGAGCGGTGACCTCAGCCTGGAGGTGGGCTTCCTCATCGACCCCCTCACCGCCCTGATGATGACGGTGGTCACGTTCGTGAGCCTGCTTGTGCATGTCTATACCATCGGCTACATGCACGGCGATCCGGGTTATAACCGCTTCTTCAGCTACATCTCCCTGTTCACCTTCTTCATGCTCATGCTGGTCATGGGCAACAACTTCCTGGTGCTGTTCTTCGGCTGGGAAGGGGTGGGGCTGGTCTCCTACCTGCTGATCGGCTTCTGGTACAAGCGCTCCACGGCGATCGCCGCCAACCTGAAAGCCTTCCTGGTCAACCGGGTCGGGGATTTCGGGTTCGTCCTCGGTATCGCGGCCATCTACGCCTACTTCGGGACCCTTCAGTACGACGCGGTTTTCGAGCAGGTGGGTGAGCTGGGGCATGCCACCTTCGCCCTCATCCCCGGATGGGAATGGTCGGTGGTTACCTTTATCGCCATCGCCCTGTTCGTGGGTGCAATGGGCAAGTCCGCCCAGGTGCCGCTGCATGTTTGGCTGCCGGATTCCATGGAAGGTCCGACGCCCATTTCCGCGCTGATTCACGCCGCCACCATGGTGACCGCCGGCGTGTTCATGCTGGCTCGGCTGTCGCCCATCTTCGAGCATAGCGAGACGGCCCTCGCCGTGGTGCTGATCGTGGGCGCCGCGACGGCGCTGTTCATGGCCCTGATCGGTCTGGTCCAGAACGACATCAAGCGGGTTGTGGCGTACTCCACCCTGAGCCAGCTGGGATACATGGTGGTGGCCATGGGTGTTTCCGCCTACGCGGCGGGCATCTTCCACCTCATGACCCACGCCTTCTTCAAGGCGCTGCTGTTCCTGGGCGCGGGCTCGGCCATTCACGCCGTCCTGGATGAACAGGATATGCGCAAGATGGGTGGGCTGCGCAAGTACATGCCCGTGACCCACTGGACCTTTTTGATCGGCTCCCTGGCACTGGCCGGCATCTGGCCCTTCGCCGGCTACTACTCCAAGGACACCATCATCGAGGCGGCCGCCCTGTCCCATACGCCCGGGGCCGGCTTCGCCTATTTCGCGGTGCTCGCCGGCGTTGTGATTACGGCCCTGTACACTTTCCGGATGTATTTCATGACCTTCCATGGCCCGGAGCGCATGGACGAGCACACCAAGTCGCACGTGCACGAATCGCCCCGGGTCATCACCGTGCCGTTGATCCTGTTGGCGATTCCGTCGGTGTTCGCCGGGTACGTGTGGCTGGAGCCGGTGGTGTTCGGGGATTACTTCGGCGGTGCCATCTTCGTGGACCATCACCACGACGTACTTCACGAGCTGGCGCATCACCATGCCGGTTGGAGTAAGTATATCCCGCTGGTGCTGGCGGTGGGCGGAATCGGCCTCGCCTACTACCTGTACATGGTTCGTCGGGACCTGCCGTCCAAGATCGCCGACATGAGCGGGCCCATCTACCCGATACTCACCAAGAAGTACGGCTTCGACGAGCTCTTCGAGCGCGTCTTCGCCGAGGGGGGCATAGGGCTGGGTCGGGTACTCTGGCGCCGCGGCGACCAGCAGCTCATCGACGGCGCTCTGGTCAACGGCAGCACCCGCCGTGTCGCAGAACTGGCCGCGCGCCTGCGCACGATCCAGAGCGGCTACGTCTATCACTACGCTTTTTCCATGCTGATCGGGGTGTTCGTCCTGGTCAGCTGGTACTTGATCCGGTAA
- the nuoK gene encoding NADH-quinone oxidoreductase subunit NuoK, producing MIPLSNYLVLGAILFAIGVMGIFLNRKNVITILMAIELILLAVNMNFIAFSQHLNNLDGQVFVFFILTVAAAEAAVGLAILVLFFRNKRSIDVDDINSLQG from the coding sequence ATGATTCCGCTTTCCAATTACCTGGTGCTGGGGGCAATCCTGTTCGCCATCGGCGTCATGGGGATTTTCCTCAACCGGAAGAACGTCATTACCATCCTCATGGCCATCGAGCTGATCCTGCTGGCGGTGAACATGAACTTCATCGCCTTCAGTCAGCACCTCAATAACCTGGACGGCCAGGTTTTCGTCTTCTTCATCCTGACCGTGGCGGCGGCGGAAGCGGCCGTGGGGCTGGCCATCCTGGTGCTGTTCTTCCGCAACAAGCGCAGCATCGACGTGGACGACATCAACAGCCTGCAAGGTTAG